One Faecalicatena sp. Marseille-Q4148 DNA window includes the following coding sequences:
- a CDS encoding MBOAT family protein has product MLFSSITFIFIFLPATIALNLIVPERFRNVILLFASLFFYAWGEPVYVILMILSIFLNYFCGKEIFENLGEKARAKRSLIWALAANLLLLGFFKYCGFFVEIVNAVLPVHISYRELGLPIGISFYTFQAISYLIDVYRGEVKPQKNILNFALYISMFPQLIAGPIVRYIDIEEQLRHRKMSPAKFGAGVRFFIIGLSKKVILANGMGKIFEEIYGAFSGGTSLYLLTAWIGAAAYALQIYFDFSGYSDMAIGLGKMFGFELKKNFDYPYTANSITDFWRRWHISLSTWFREYVYIPLGGNRVPKERHIFNLLVVWTLTGFWHGAAWNFMFWGFYYGIFLILEKYIWGKWIEKMPGTIRHLYALVVVLVGWVFFFSTGLQEAFRYLGMMIGIGTKGFAGAVTVFTLTSHWLLWIAGILGSTKIPIRLLNHFGYETSSKWITDGIYLFLFLVSISCLITDSFNPFLYFRF; this is encoded by the coding sequence ATGCTGTTTAGCAGTATTACATTTATTTTTATATTTCTTCCGGCTACAATTGCGCTGAATCTGATTGTTCCGGAACGTTTCCGCAATGTGATTCTTCTGTTTGCGAGTCTGTTCTTCTATGCATGGGGAGAACCGGTTTATGTTATTTTGATGATCTTATCGATCTTTCTGAATTATTTTTGCGGAAAAGAAATTTTTGAAAATCTTGGAGAAAAGGCAAGGGCGAAACGAAGCCTGATCTGGGCTTTGGCAGCGAATTTACTGCTGCTTGGATTTTTTAAATACTGCGGTTTCTTTGTTGAGATTGTAAACGCGGTGCTTCCGGTTCATATTTCTTACCGGGAATTAGGATTGCCGATTGGAATTTCCTTTTATACCTTTCAGGCAATCTCTTATCTGATTGATGTATATCGGGGAGAAGTAAAGCCGCAGAAAAATATTTTGAACTTTGCGCTTTATATCTCAATGTTTCCACAGCTGATCGCAGGTCCTATTGTTCGTTATATTGATATTGAAGAGCAGCTGCGGCATCGCAAGATGTCTCCGGCGAAATTCGGTGCAGGCGTCAGATTCTTTATTATCGGGTTGAGCAAAAAGGTGATTCTCGCGAATGGAATGGGAAAGATCTTTGAAGAAATCTACGGAGCATTTTCAGGAGGGACTTCCTTATATCTTCTGACAGCATGGATCGGAGCGGCAGCTTATGCGCTTCAGATTTATTTTGATTTCAGCGGTTATTCAGATATGGCGATCGGTCTTGGCAAAATGTTCGGTTTTGAATTGAAGAAGAATTTTGATTATCCTTATACAGCAAATTCTATTACGGATTTCTGGCGCAGATGGCATATCTCTCTCAGCACATGGTTCCGGGAATATGTATACATTCCGCTTGGAGGCAACCGGGTGCCGAAGGAAAGACATATTTTTAATCTGCTTGTTGTCTGGACACTGACCGGCTTCTGGCATGGAGCAGCGTGGAATTTTATGTTCTGGGGATTTTACTATGGAATCTTTTTGATTTTGGAAAAATATATTTGGGGAAAATGGATAGAGAAAATGCCGGGGACAATACGTCATCTGTATGCACTTGTGGTTGTACTTGTGGGCTGGGTATTTTTCTTTAGTACAGGACTTCAGGAAGCATTCCGTTATCTGGGAATGATGATCGGGATTGGAACGAAAGGATTTGCCGGGGCAGTAACTGTGTTTACGCTGACATCTCACTGGCTTTTGTGGATTGCAGGAATTCTTGGCTCAACGAAGATTCCAATCAGGCTGCTGAATCATTTTGGATATGAGACATCTTCCAAATGGATTACGGATGGGATCTATCTGTTTCTGTTTTTGGTATCGATATCATGTCTGATCACCGATTCATTTAATCCATTTTTGTATTTTAGATTTTAA
- a CDS encoding DUF4358 domain-containing protein, which produces MDRRKRGPGSTVVWKYIFAGCIIIYTAFVFVYMSGSDRPFKEVKQAVEKKIDTEHMKDVSSQGLKRYYGLNGADYDGVMMYVSTSSMSAEEVLVVKAKNTEQARELEDAIEKRIEERKNVFEGYAPEQVKMLKEAQKSVRGTYVFLAISPDSNSYREAFTKAL; this is translated from the coding sequence ATGGACAGAAGAAAAAGAGGTCCGGGCAGTACGGTAGTTTGGAAATATATTTTTGCCGGATGTATTATTATTTATACTGCATTTGTGTTTGTATACATGAGCGGCAGTGACAGACCGTTCAAAGAAGTAAAACAGGCGGTGGAGAAAAAAATCGATACAGAGCACATGAAGGATGTGAGCAGTCAGGGACTGAAAAGATATTACGGCTTGAATGGCGCGGATTACGATGGAGTAATGATGTATGTTTCCACATCAAGTATGTCAGCGGAAGAAGTGTTAGTTGTGAAAGCGAAAAACACAGAACAGGCAAGAGAACTTGAGGATGCGATTGAAAAACGAATCGAAGAACGGAAAAATGTCTTTGAGGGTTATGCGCCTGAACAGGTAAAGATGCTGAAAGAAGCGCAGAAAAGTGTCCGGGGAACTTATGTATTTCTTGCAATATCGCCGGACAGCAATAGTTATCGGGAAGCATTTACAAAAGCACTTTAG
- a CDS encoding N-acetylmuramoyl-L-alanine amidase codes for MRKLQSAHGGKDPGAVYQERREKDDTLKLAMAVGQILQENGIRVEYTRTTDVYETPYEKAMEANNAGVDFFVSIHRNSYPQANAVSGVEVLVYDKSGLKNEMAEEIADQLETVGYVNLGVKERPNLVVLRRTKMPAILVEAGFINSDTDNKLFDQNFDATARAIADGILDVLQEDTGEGEEKIYRVQTGAFRNPDNANRMLNELLEEGYSAAIYERDGLFLVQAGNESSLADAAALERRLKRDGYATVLVTK; via the coding sequence TTGCGTAAACTACAATCAGCACACGGGGGAAAAGATCCGGGAGCTGTTTACCAGGAGAGAAGAGAAAAAGATGATACACTAAAGCTTGCTATGGCGGTGGGACAGATCCTGCAGGAGAATGGAATCCGCGTGGAGTACACAAGAACAACGGATGTGTATGAAACTCCATATGAAAAGGCGATGGAAGCCAATAATGCCGGAGTAGATTTCTTCGTATCGATCCATCGCAATTCTTATCCGCAGGCGAATGCAGTTTCCGGTGTGGAAGTGCTTGTTTATGATAAGAGCGGTTTAAAAAATGAGATGGCAGAGGAAATTGCAGACCAGTTGGAGACTGTCGGATATGTAAATCTGGGAGTGAAAGAACGCCCGAATCTCGTAGTTCTTCGCAGAACGAAGATGCCGGCAATTCTCGTGGAAGCAGGATTTATCAATTCAGATACAGATAATAAACTGTTTGACCAGAATTTTGACGCAACTGCAAGAGCGATTGCAGACGGAATTCTTGATGTACTTCAGGAAGATACCGGTGAAGGCGAAGAGAAAATTTATCGTGTACAGACAGGCGCCTTCCGAAATCCGGATAATGCTAACCGGATGCTGAATGAGTTATTGGAAGAAGGATATTCGGCAGCTATTTATGAGCGGGATGGACTTTTTCTCGTTCAGGCAGGGAATGAATCCAGCCTTGCAGATGCAGCGGCATTGGAGCGGCGTTTGAAACGGGATGGGTATGCGACTGTTCTTGTAACCAAATAA
- a CDS encoding recombinase family protein: MIYQKGSNLFNVAIYIRLSREDGDKEESDSVGNQRKLLTEYVNKHDDFILYDVYIDDGFTGTNFNRPDFHRMIADIEDNKVNCVVVKDLSRFGRDYIDTGRYLERIFPELNVRFISVTDNIDSMKQAYDMLLPIKNIFNEQYARDISNKIQATVKSKQKAGEFIGAFTSYGYKKSPANKNKLVIDEYASEVVKRVFTMYAQGIGKQSIAKILNAEGILCPSEYKKLNGENYKNCNRLEKTSYWTYSTIKVMLQNELYIGNMVQGKKHQRMRSKQRPVEKENWIRVENTHEPIIDRQLWDKVQKLLTKKHRDIDLETNKNIFAGFIKCGDCGRAMMKNFWRRADGSKSYSFYCGTYKRSGKDYCTPHTLPFQVLNDIVLGDLKQIIRNVENLQELVKSQSFTATKIRKSTDIELTKLKAELERVKKLKKSIYEDYKDELISKEEFLSYREDYQQKETLYSKQIETLEEKKKESVTEDVFETPWLRRLLELKDIEELDRDIIVEMIDQITVYENRKLKISYNFGNELEHLFSSVYCEDLEKKAI, translated from the coding sequence ATGATTTATCAAAAAGGTTCAAACTTATTTAACGTAGCTATTTATATCAGATTATCACGAGAGGACGGAGATAAGGAAGAAAGCGATAGTGTAGGAAATCAGAGAAAACTTTTAACAGAATATGTGAATAAGCATGATGACTTTATCTTATATGATGTTTATATTGATGACGGTTTTACGGGAACGAATTTTAATAGACCAGACTTTCATAGAATGATTGCTGACATTGAAGATAACAAGGTAAATTGTGTTGTTGTAAAAGACCTTTCCCGTTTTGGACGAGATTACATTGATACGGGGCGATATTTGGAAAGAATATTTCCAGAGCTTAATGTTCGTTTTATTTCTGTAACAGATAATATTGATAGTATGAAGCAGGCATACGATATGTTACTTCCTATTAAAAATATATTCAACGAACAGTATGCCAGAGATATTTCTAATAAAATTCAAGCGACTGTAAAATCAAAGCAGAAAGCAGGAGAATTTATCGGAGCTTTTACAAGTTATGGTTATAAGAAATCTCCTGCAAATAAAAATAAACTTGTGATTGATGAATATGCGTCCGAAGTTGTAAAAAGAGTATTTACTATGTATGCACAAGGAATAGGAAAACAAAGCATTGCCAAAATACTAAATGCAGAGGGTATCCTTTGTCCGTCGGAATATAAAAAGCTCAACGGCGAAAATTACAAAAATTGCAACCGTTTAGAGAAAACTTCTTATTGGACGTATTCCACGATTAAAGTGATGTTACAAAATGAGCTTTATATTGGAAATATGGTACAAGGAAAGAAACATCAACGTATGAGAAGCAAACAGCGTCCAGTTGAGAAAGAAAACTGGATAAGGGTTGAAAATACACATGAACCGATTATAGACCGTCAACTGTGGGATAAGGTACAAAAACTGCTGACGAAAAAACATAGGGATATTGATTTAGAAACAAATAAAAATATCTTTGCAGGTTTTATCAAGTGTGGCGATTGTGGTCGGGCAATGATGAAAAATTTCTGGCGACGTGCTGACGGAAGTAAGTCCTATTCATTCTATTGTGGAACTTACAAAAGAAGTGGAAAAGATTATTGCACTCCGCACACGCTCCCGTTTCAAGTATTGAATGATATTGTGCTGGGAGATTTAAAGCAGATTATCCGCAATGTAGAGAACTTGCAGGAACTTGTAAAATCACAATCTTTCACAGCAACAAAAATCAGAAAATCAACAGACATAGAACTGACAAAGTTAAAAGCAGAGCTTGAAAGAGTGAAGAAGTTGAAAAAGTCAATTTATGAAGATTACAAAGACGAACTGATTTCTAAAGAAGAATTTCTTTCTTATCGAGAGGACTATCAACAAAAAGAAACGCTTTACTCCAAACAGATTGAAACGCTGGAAGAAAAGAAAAAGGAAAGTGTAACAGAAGATGTTTTTGAAACACCGTGGTTAAGGCGGTTGTTGGAACTGAAAGACATTGAAGAATTAGACAGAGATATTATTGTGGAAATGATAGACCAGATAACAGTTTATGAAAACCGCAAACTTAAAATCTCATACAACTTCGGAAATGAGCTGGAACATTTATTTTCAAGCGTTTACTGTGAGGACTTGGAGAAAAAGGCTATCTAA
- a CDS encoding helix-turn-helix domain-containing protein — protein sequence MKHTMKKPSYYLLSQAMDGDEKAIEKILAFYDPYISKCCLRPLYDEYGNVYIVVDMELKGLIREALIKMILGFDIALEIEEE from the coding sequence ATGAAACACACAATGAAGAAGCCGTCCTACTACTTGCTTTCGCAGGCAATGGACGGGGACGAAAAAGCGATTGAAAAAATACTGGCATTTTATGACCCGTACATATCAAAGTGCTGTCTGCGTCCACTCTATGATGAATACGGCAATGTCTATATTGTTGTAGATATGGAGTTAAAAGGACTTATCCGAGAAGCACTTATCAAAATGATTTTAGGGTTTGATATTGCCTTAGAAATCGAAGAAGAATAA
- a CDS encoding sigma-70 family RNA polymerase sigma factor, giving the protein MKPSDFQKTVQCRFESCLKKVVRHVVKDYQKKLKRRQKEETLFCELPEIVVENLAVWDDYDTDYTIFNVCGSDIRICDDELAEALKHLSERNRENLLMYYFLEMSDTEIAKRQNISRSGVFQNRHNSLELMKKILKEK; this is encoded by the coding sequence ATGAAACCGTCTGACTTCCAGAAAACAGTTCAATGCCGTTTTGAAAGTTGTTTGAAGAAAGTTGTCCGACATGTTGTTAAGGACTATCAGAAGAAATTAAAGCGACGACAAAAGGAAGAAACACTTTTTTGTGAACTTCCAGAAATCGTTGTAGAAAATCTGGCTGTCTGGGACGACTACGATACGGACTATACGATTTTCAATGTATGTGGTAGTGATATTCGTATTTGTGATGATGAACTGGCAGAAGCCTTGAAGCATTTGTCTGAGCGTAATCGAGAAAATTTGCTGATGTATTATTTCTTGGAAATGAGCGATACCGAGATTGCAAAAAGACAAAATATTTCAAGAAGTGGTGTTTTTCAAAACCGACACAATTCACTAGAGCTTATGAAAAAAATACTAAAGGAGAAATGA
- a CDS encoding helix-turn-helix transcriptional regulator — translation MRKTKETHTFDFRPLGLAIREAREKAGLSRNDLGDKVFYGERHIADIENVGSHPSFQLFHDLVTMFNISVDEYFYPTEKVAKSTARRQIETSLDLLSDSELKIIQGTIDGILNSRENKK, via the coding sequence ATGAGGAAAACAAAAGAAACACATACTTTTGATTTCAGACCGCTAGGGCTGGCAATCAGAGAAGCCCGTGAGAAAGCGGGACTTTCTCGTAATGATTTAGGCGATAAGGTATTCTATGGAGAACGTCATATCGCAGATATTGAAAATGTTGGTTCACACCCAAGTTTTCAATTATTCCATGATTTAGTTACCATGTTCAATATATCAGTTGATGAATATTTCTATCCAACGGAGAAAGTAGCAAAAAGTACAGCTCGTCGTCAAATAGAAACCTCTCTTGATTTATTGAGTGATAGCGAATTAAAAATCATTCAAGGTACGATTGACGGTATCTTAAACAGTAGAGAGAACAAGAAGTAA
- a CDS encoding cysteine-rich KTR domain-containing protein: MENQIWVLCPICNNKTRTKILEDTELINFPLFCPKCKTETLINIKNGKVTIIKEPDAKTQSR, encoded by the coding sequence GTGGAAAATCAAATATGGGTATTATGTCCTATTTGCAATAACAAGACACGAACAAAAATATTGGAAGATACGGAACTGATAAATTTTCCTTTGTTCTGTCCGAAATGCAAAACGGAAACTTTAATCAATATAAAGAATGGGAAAGTGACTATTATCAAAGAGCCAGACGCTAAGACGCAGAGCCGATAA
- a CDS encoding helix-turn-helix transcriptional regulator — translation MIKNRIKEFRARYDMKQDDLAKAVGVRRETIGNLEKGRYNPSLVLAWNIAKTFHVTIEEVFTVIDD, via the coding sequence ATGATTAAAAACCGTATTAAAGAATTTAGAGCAAGATATGATATGAAACAAGACGACTTAGCGAAAGCAGTCGGTGTTCGACGAGAAACCATTGGTAATCTTGAAAAAGGACGATACAATCCCTCTCTCGTATTAGCTTGGAATATTGCAAAGACATTCCATGTAACGATAGAAGAAGTTTTTACAGTAATAGACGATTAA
- a CDS encoding DUF3796 domain-containing protein, whose product MTVRKFLYGATGFLSLIGVIGVMSNEKNFLPFFVFAINFEYWFMKQDEMLDEYMNKSASRGFYCGMVTTACITLYSFLVKQSSGNEAFTNGLALGWAISVIVYSISTAYFGIKEKWGICND is encoded by the coding sequence ATGACAGTAAGAAAATTTTTGTATGGTGCAACTGGTTTCCTTTCGTTAATAGGTGTTATCGGTGTTATGAGTAATGAAAAGAATTTTTTGCCGTTTTTTGTATTTGCAATAAACTTTGAGTATTGGTTTATGAAACAAGATGAAATGCTAGATGAATATATGAATAAATCAGCGTCCCGTGGTTTCTATTGTGGAATGGTTACCACAGCCTGCATTACCTTATATTCTTTTTTGGTAAAACAAAGTTCTGGAAATGAAGCATTTACTAATGGATTGGCTCTAGGGTGGGCGATTTCGGTAATTGTTTATTCTATATCAACCGCATACTTTGGAATTAAAGAAAAATGGGGAATATGTAATGATTAA
- a CDS encoding conjugal transfer protein: protein MFKKNKKQTKTIKEPKEKKVRTVKVGTHQKTVIALWVVLIASVSFGVYKNFTAIDQHTTHEKEIIELRLQDTNGIENFVKNFAKSYYTWSNSKEAIEARTQAISGYLTKELQDLNVDTIRTDIPTSSTVTDVIVWSIEQSGTDTFSATYEVDQQIKEGEQTNNVKATYTVKVHVDADGDMVIVQNPTLAPAIEKSDYEPKTPEADASVDADTVNDATAFLETFFKLYPTATEKELAYYVAGNVIEPIGRDYLYSELVNPIFTKDGDNVKVKVAVKFLDNQTKATQVSQYELVLHKDGNWKIVG from the coding sequence ATGTTTAAGAAAAATAAGAAACAGACAAAAACTATCAAAGAACCAAAAGAAAAAAAGGTGCGTACTGTCAAGGTAGGCACACATCAGAAAACCGTGATTGCGTTGTGGGTGGTGCTTATCGCAAGCGTGAGCTTTGGGGTGTATAAGAATTTTACCGCTATCGACCAGCACACGACCCATGAAAAAGAAATCATTGAGCTTCGCTTGCAGGACACTAACGGGATAGAAAATTTCGTGAAGAATTTTGCGAAGTCCTATTACACATGGAGTAACAGCAAAGAAGCTATCGAAGCAAGGACGCAGGCAATCAGCGGTTATCTGACAAAGGAATTACAGGACTTGAATGTTGATACAATCAGAACGGATATACCGACCAGCTCCACAGTTACAGATGTGATTGTATGGAGTATTGAACAGTCGGGAACGGACACTTTTTCTGCTACCTACGAAGTAGATCAGCAGATAAAAGAGGGAGAACAGACAAACAATGTGAAAGCAACCTATACCGTAAAAGTCCATGTGGACGCTGACGGGGATATGGTAATCGTTCAGAACCCTACCCTTGCACCAGCAATCGAAAAGTCCGACTATGAGCCAAAGACACCAGAAGCAGACGCAAGTGTAGACGCTGATACCGTAAACGACGCTACCGCATTTCTGGAAACATTCTTTAAGCTCTACCCAACAGCCACAGAAAAAGAGCTTGCCTACTATGTAGCTGGAAATGTGATTGAACCTATCGGCAGGGACTACCTTTATTCTGAATTGGTAAACCCTATCTTTACAAAGGACGGGGATAATGTGAAAGTCAAGGTTGCCGTGAAATTCCTTGATAATCAGACAAAGGCTACGCAGGTATCACAGTATGAGCTTGTGTTACATAAAGATGGTAACTGGAAGATTGTAGGATAA
- a CDS encoding bifunctional lysozyme/C40 family peptidase: MKLKHIAIIGSLFPILFSLVLFFGVLISADSDDENSNFSSGITGMNLSAEVLKHQPMVEKYAREYGISEYVNVLLAIIQVESGGTAEDVMQSSESLGLPPNSLDTESSIKQGCKYFASLLSSCKNQGIDDLNIAIQSYNYGGGYVGYVAGKGKKHTFNLAESFAREKSGGKKVTYTNPIAVAKNGGWRYGYGNMFYVELVNQYLTVAHFDNATAQAIMNEALKYQGWKYVYGGSNPNTSFDCSGLVQWCYGKAGISLPRTAQAQYDATQHLPLSQAKAGDLVFFHSTYNAGSYVTHVGIYVGNNQMYHAGDPIGYADLSSSYWQQHLIGAGRVKQ; this comes from the coding sequence ATGAAACTGAAACATATCGCTATCATTGGCAGTCTGTTTCCTATCCTCTTTTCTCTGGTGCTTTTCTTTGGAGTGTTGATTAGTGCGGACAGCGACGACGAGAACAGCAACTTTTCTTCTGGTATTACGGGTATGAACTTATCCGCAGAAGTCTTGAAACATCAGCCTATGGTAGAAAAATACGCCAGAGAATACGGCATTTCCGAGTATGTCAATGTGCTACTTGCTATCATTCAAGTAGAAAGTGGCGGTACGGCAGAAGATGTTATGCAGAGTTCGGAAAGTCTTGGTTTACCGCCTAACTCTTTAGATACGGAAAGTTCAATCAAGCAGGGGTGTAAGTATTTTGCGTCCCTGCTTTCTTCCTGCAAAAATCAAGGTATCGACGATTTGAATATAGCGATACAGTCCTATAACTATGGCGGTGGCTATGTAGGATATGTGGCAGGAAAAGGAAAGAAACACACCTTTAACCTTGCAGAGAGCTTCGCTCGTGAGAAGTCGGGTGGAAAGAAAGTAACCTACACCAACCCGATAGCCGTTGCGAAGAACGGGGGCTGGCGGTATGGCTATGGAAATATGTTCTACGTCGAATTAGTCAATCAATATCTGACCGTGGCACACTTTGATAATGCGACGGCACAAGCGATTATGAATGAAGCGTTGAAATATCAAGGCTGGAAATATGTGTATGGTGGCAGTAACCCGAACACTTCCTTTGATTGTAGCGGACTTGTGCAATGGTGTTATGGAAAAGCTGGTATCTCTTTACCGAGAACGGCACAAGCACAGTATGACGCTACCCAACATCTTCCACTCTCGCAGGCAAAGGCTGGGGACTTGGTGTTTTTCCATTCTACCTATAACGCTGGTTCGTATGTAACCCACGTCGGAATTTATGTAGGAAATAACCAGATGTACCATGCAGGCGACCCGATAGGATATGCAGACCTAAGTAGTAGTTACTGGCAACAGCACTTAATCGGTGCAGGACGAGTAAAACAATAG
- a CDS encoding type IV secretion system protein — protein sequence MKERIKGAFTKKKIFHFLKMALFVVALSLILLSLLGTVAHATGLVDDTINAENLYSKYPLSNYQLDFYVDNSWSWLPWNWLDGIGKSVQYGLYCITNFVWTISLYLSNATGYVVQEAYKLDFINDMADSIGKSIQTLAGVTQNGFSSSGFYVGFLLLIILVVGLYVAYTGLIKRETSKALHAVINFVVVFVLSASFIAYAPDYIKKINEFSSDISTASLDLGTKIMLPNSDSEGKDSVDLIRDSLFSIQVEQPWLLLQFGNSNAEEIGTDRVDALVSASPEDEDGKTREEVVKTEIEDNDNNNLTIPQVVNRLGMVFFLLFFNLGITIFVFLLTGMMLFSQILFIIFAMFLPISFLLSMIPSYESMAKQAIVRVFNTIMTRAGITLIVTVAFSISSMFYNISTDYPFFMVAFLQIVCFAGIYMKLGDLMSMFSLNANDSQSMGRRIFRRPYLFMRHRARRMEHRIARAVSAGGISGGVAGAVAGSAVANKRAERKNTASKENRGNTTSSMGQRAGSKVGAVLDTKNKVKDKANAVKENIKDMPTQTAYAVYSAKEKAKSSVSDFKRGMVQEQQSRQTGRLERQEQHRQNIADKRMELQKAQEARQVQRKADGSATTGATRPHERPATASTISKPSAEKMQEVKRPATATTSKASEPVKTNVVKERPLSSGASDRKATQPTQIVHRQNVEKVVSQETRQNYTKDRRTKVQQTQSVQKNQQTTEKSRNLVTKKGQKKK from the coding sequence ATGAAAGAAAGGATAAAAGGTGCGTTCACAAAAAAGAAGATTTTCCACTTTCTCAAAATGGCTCTGTTCGTGGTGGCACTCTCCCTTATCCTGCTTTCACTTCTGGGGACGGTGGCTCATGCGACGGGGCTTGTGGACGATACCATAAACGCAGAAAATCTATATTCAAAATATCCCCTTTCCAACTACCAGCTTGATTTTTATGTGGATAATAGCTGGTCGTGGCTTCCGTGGAACTGGCTGGACGGGATTGGAAAATCGGTGCAGTACGGGCTTTACTGCATTACCAACTTTGTCTGGACTATCAGTTTATATTTAAGCAATGCCACGGGGTATGTGGTGCAGGAAGCCTATAAGCTGGACTTCATCAACGATATGGCAGACAGTATCGGAAAGAGCATACAGACCCTTGCAGGCGTAACACAGAACGGTTTTTCCAGCTCTGGCTTCTATGTTGGTTTCCTGCTTCTCATTATCTTGGTGGTGGGACTTTATGTTGCCTATACGGGACTGATAAAACGGGAAACCAGCAAGGCACTTCACGCCGTTATCAACTTTGTAGTGGTGTTCGTACTGTCCGCTTCGTTTATCGCCTATGCTCCCGATTACATCAAGAAGATAAATGAATTTTCATCAGACATCAGTACCGCTTCACTTGATTTGGGAACAAAAATCATGCTCCCCAACTCTGATAGCGAGGGCAAGGACAGCGTAGACTTGATACGGGACAGCTTATTTTCTATTCAAGTGGAACAGCCGTGGCTACTTCTGCAATTTGGCAACAGCAACGCAGAGGAAATTGGGACAGACCGTGTGGACGCATTGGTATCTGCAAGCCCAGAGGACGAGGACGGGAAAACCAGAGAAGAAGTCGTGAAAACAGAAATCGAGGATAACGACAACAACAATCTGACGATACCGCAGGTCGTGAACCGTTTAGGCATGGTGTTCTTCCTCTTGTTCTTCAACTTAGGTATCACGATATTTGTATTCTTGCTTACGGGCATGATGTTGTTTAGCCAAATACTTTTTATTATCTTTGCAATGTTTTTACCTATCAGCTTTTTACTCTCCATGATACCGAGCTATGAAAGCATGGCAAAGCAGGCAATCGTAAGGGTATTTAATACCATAATGACACGGGCAGGAATAACGCTCATTGTAACGGTGGCGTTCAGCATTTCCAGTATGTTTTATAACATTTCCACGGACTATCCGTTTTTCATGGTGGCGTTCTTACAGATAGTATGTTTCGCAGGTATCTATATGAAGCTGGGCGATTTAATGAGTATGTTCTCTTTGAACGCTAATGACAGTCAAAGCATGGGACGAAGAATTTTCCGCAGACCGTATCTATTTATGCGACATAGGGCTAGGCGTATGGAACACCGTATTGCAAGGGCGGTAAGTGCTGGCGGTATTTCGGGCGGTGTGGCTGGTGCGGTGGCTGGAAGTGCCGTTGCTAATAAACGAGCGGAAAGAAAAAATACAGCTTCAAAAGAAAATCGAGGCAATACCACTTCCAGCATGGGACAACGTGCAGGTTCAAAGGTGGGTGCTGTCTTAGATACGAAAAATAAAGTGAAAGACAAGGCAAACGCTGTCAAAGAGAATATCAAGGATATGCCGACACAGACCGCTTATGCGGTGTATTCCGCAAAGGAAAAGGCAAAGTCCAGCGTGTCCGACTTTAAGCGTGGCATGGTGCAGGAACAGCAGTCCAGACAAACGGGACGCTTGGAAAGGCAAGAACAGCATAGGCAGAATATCGCTGACAAGCGTATGGAGCTTCAAAAGGCACAAGAAGCAAGGCAGGTACAGCGAAAGGCTGACGGATCAGCGACAACGGGAGCTACCCGTCCCCATGAGCGACCAGCCACAGCTTCAACCATTTCAAAGCCGAGTGCGGAAAAAATGCAGGAAGTCAAACGTCCTGCCACAGCGACCACTTCAAAAGCAAGTGAGCCAGTCAAGACGAATGTTGTAAAAGAGCGTCCGTTATCTTCTGGTGCTTCTGATAGAAAAGCAACCCAGCCTACACAGATAGTACATAGGCAGAATGTAGAAAAAGTGGTATCGCAGGAAACACGCCAGAATTACACAAAAGACCGCAGGACAAAGGTTCAGCAGACCCAGAGCGTCCAGAAGAACCAGCAGACCACAGAGAAAAGCCGTAACCTTGTAACGAAGAAAGGACAGAAGAAAAAATGA